CAGTTCGACGGCGTTTGCCTTCGTCTATCCGGCCTTCTTTGGCCAGCCATAGCTACAGATCTTGTCCTCTCATCCCCTAGCCCCTTGTTGTAGCGCCAGCAGGGAAAAACAGGATAAGGCCCTTGATAGGATCAATGGGGTCCTAAACAGGTGAAGACCATGGCCGCGGTAACTGTGACGGTAAAGCTGTTTGCTATCTACCAAGATGCCTATGGGCTGCCAGAATTGACGTTGGAATTGCCCCCGGGGGCTTCGGTGGCAATGGTATGCGATCGCATCCTGCAGGATCATCCCGAGTTAGCGCCATGGTGCGATCGCACTCGATTTGGCGTCAACTTGCAATTTGCCGAGCCCGAGCAAGTCCTACAGGACGGCGACGAAGTGGTCCTGATTCCACCAGTCAGCGGCGGTTAATGCCAACCTCATAAGTCAATATACTTATGCCGTTTCCAGAGGGAGTAGCGTAGATTGGGGATAACGTGGCCGACTGTCCCCATTTTCCAGTACCCCTATGGAGCAGTTCACCCGGCGCGAAACCTTGATCCTCGCCAAGACAACCCTAGGACGACTCACCTACCTAGCAAAAACAGGCATCGTCGTGCCTCAGCTCAGCCAACAGACTAGGCCCCCGATGCTGCTGTACTCCTGGGAGCAGGTTTTAGAAGTTCGTGCCATCACCTATTTGCGGCGCCATGCCTCCCTACAGGCCATTCGCAAAATCGTCACCTTCCTAAACGACAACGGCTTTGACTGCAGTCTGCGCAATAAGCATCTGGTGGTGAGTAACGATGAGGTGAATTGGGTCATGCCCAATAATTCTGGCGTCCCCCAGATCATGCATATGACTGGTAGGAATCAACCGACGGGTCAACTGGTGCTAGCCGTCTTGCCGCCCTTAAGCTCCATCATCCAAGACGTCTGGGAAACTGCTCGCACGTCCAACGTCATTGACTTCGAACACTTCAAGCAACGGGCTAAGCTACGGGAATAAATAATACCGGTTCGCATAGCCCTCATAGAGCAGGGCGCAAGGGCGCAACAGCTATACTCCTAATTTAAGCGCCCTATACGGTACCAGGTTTTGGCACCACTGACAGTCGTGGCTGCAGTGGTTTACCGCAGCATTGCAAACGTGATCAACATCACAAAGTTTCTGTGAATTGCCAAGGCTAGAGACATCCGTGGGATCACGCTTGCCGTCTATGAAGATCACGTAATCGGGGATATCACTATCACGGCAAAGGCAGAATCCTGAACGGATTATTAAGACATCGCTTGGAGTTCGCTAGCCTATGGTTGCCCCCTGTTGTCTACTCCCCTCTGCCCTGGGAGAAATTATGGCCCAAGTCGCCGACACCCGCGCCCTCACCCTGACCGATCGCTACGGGTTGAGAACAGCCATCTTATCCAGCACCTTAGATGATGAAGAACGCGCAGCCATCGATCGCCTACTCTGGGCCACTCGCCGAGGCCTGATTGTACCTTCGCCTCAGTAAGCGCGGGGGCGTCGCTGTCTAGAACCGGTATCTTCTACCCCTAGGGCAGTCCCCTGCAAACGACAATCCGTTAAGACTGTCCGAGTCAGGACAGTCCCGGTGAGATTAGCATGGCGCAGATCGGTCTGGCTGAGATCGGCATCCGTTAGATCTGCATAGCAGAGGTTAGCACCCCGTAGGTCCGCCCCCGCTAAGCAGGCCTGCCTCAAATTAGACAGCCGTAAATCACTCTGTCTCAAATTCGCCGCAGATAGGTCAGCCTCCTGGAATCTGCTTCGAATCAATGTTGCCCGTTCCAGACAGGCTTGCTGCAGATTGGCCCCGGATAAGTCGACCCGCCAGGCATTCACCCCAGCCAAGTTTCCTGCCGTCAAAATAGCCTGTTTCAGGGAGGCCCGGGTTAAATCCGCTTGGTATAGCCTTACCCCTGGCAGAAACAGCCCAGTCAAGTGAGCTTCACTCAGGTCAAAGCGGCTAAAGTCGCGGTATCCAGAGTCATACCGGGCGACTAACTGCATAACATCCATCGAAAGCTGGAGCACCATAGTAGAAGGGGAGGGTAGCTGCGGAGAACTGACGGCGTCTAGTGCTGGCCTCTAAGAGCACACTTGACCATCTAGCACCCTGATTTATGAATAATTGTTACATTAGTTAATCTAGCAAGCTCCTATCGGTATCGCAACTCCCAGGCACACCAGGAGGCTATGCCTGCCCACTGGTGACCGCGTAGCAGACCCTGAGCAGCACCGCCATTACACCGCAGTCTACTGAGCCCTTTGAGCGATTACCACCACTGCACTGCGGCAAGACACCTCATAGAGTGGAGTCGTGATCGCCTGGCCTTGGCCGGGCAGAGTCAGATCCTGGGGAGGTGGTTTGGCCGTGTTGACCAGATGGTGCCAGTGATCACCTGGTCTCAGGGGCGGCAATTGAAAAGGTAGGGGCTGCCAGAAGGCATTTAACATGACGTGCAGCTGCTCATCATAGGCAGGGTAGCGCAGGGTAAAGGCCAAGCTATGGGAATCATGGCTCCAATCGGGCTGGCCAAGATTGACCCCATGCCAGACGATATGGGGTTGCTTCACCCAGTGCTCTGTGACCATTAGGGAATGGGTAATGCGAAAAATTTGCAGTCTCTGAATCAGCCCGATTAAGTCGCGGGTAAAGCGCAGTAGGTCTGCGTGCTTCTCAAGGCCATCCCAGTCGAACCAGCTGATCTCGTTGTCTTGGCAGTAAGCATTATTGTTGCCCCCTTGGCTGCGCCGCACTTCATCCCCCATCAGCAGCATGGGAGTGCCCTGGGAAAAGAAGAGAATCGTCAGGCAATTTTTAATCTGCCGTTGGCGCAACGCCTCTATCTCTGGATCCTGAGTAGGGCCTTCCTGACCACAGTTCCAACTGTCGTTGGCGTCGGTACCATCGCGACTGTCCTCGCCATTGGCCTGATTATGCTTATGGGTATAGGAGACCAAATCAGTTAGGGTAAAGCCATCGTGGCAGGTGACGAAGTGAATGCTGCGGTTGGGTTCTCGCCCTGGCTGCTGATAGATGTCGGGGCTGCCGATGATGCGTTCTGCCAGGGGTTTCACGCTCCCAGAGTCGCTTTTAACGAAGCGGCGGACATCATCGCGAAACGGTCCATTCCACTCAGCAAAGCGATCGCCGATGAAGCTGCCCACCTGATACAATCCGGCCGCATCCCAGGCTTCGGCAATCAGCTTAGTACCGGCCAGAATTGGGTCAGACTCAATGCTCCAGAGAATTGGGGGATCGTCGACCGGATGACCATAGAGATTGCGGGATAGCACCGAGGCCAGATCAAAGCGAAAGCCGTCCACATGCATTTCCGAGACCCAATAGCGGAGGCAATCAATGATCAGCCGCCCAGCGACAGCGTGGCTGGCTTTGACGGTGTTGCCGCAGCCACTGTAGTTGGCGTAGTCAGCACGATTCTCTTGCAGTAAATAGTAGGTCTCATTGTCGAGGCCCCGAAAGGAGAGGGTGGGGCCGTTATGGTTACCCTCGGCGGTGTGGTTAAACACCACATCTAGAATCACTTCGATGCCGGCCTGATGTAGGGCTTTGACCATGTCCCGAAATTCATCCACCGGCCCCAAGGGATCCTGGCGGCAACTATAGGCTTGATGGGGGGCAAAAAAGGCAATGGTGCTGTATCCCCAGTAGTTTTTGCGGGGGGGCGGCACATCTTGATCGTCAAATTGGTGGATCGGTAACAACTCCACGGCAGTGATGCCCAGCTGCTTCAGGTAGGGAATTTTTTCAATCACCCCAGCGAAGGTGCCGCGCTTAGCCGCTGTCACCCCTGAGTTGGGATGGCGGGTGAAGCCGCCCACATGCATCTCATAGATGACACTAGTGGCATAGGGAATCCGTAAAGGCTCATCCCCTTCCCAGTCGTAGCGGCTGGTGTCAACCACGACCCCCCGCAGCGCCTGGCTACAGTTGTCTCCGGGATAGCGAGCCGCTTCCCGGTTGTAGCGGTCATGGCCGACCACGGCCCGACTGTAGGGATCCAGCAGCACCTTATCGGCGTCAAAACGATGGCCGCGTTCGGGACAAAACACTCCGTAGGCTCGGTAGGCGTACACCTGGCCATGCCCTAAGCCTGGCACCAAGACATGCCAGTAGAAGGAAGTGCGGTGGTGCTGAGGATCGAGAGGAATGATCTGGCTGGGATAGTCGGCTTGCTCATCTGCGAACAGCAGCAGCTCAATGGCCGTAGCCTCTTTGGAGTAGACGCAGAAGTTGACACCTTCCGGTGTCACCGTAGCGCCCAAAGGAAAACTGTGGCCCGGTTGGATGGTGTGATGGTGAGTGTAAGCGGTACCCATTCAGAGGCATCAATCCCAGTCAATTTCTAAGTCGGCAGAGCCTAAGGCCGTATGAATCGTCTCTCGAATCATCTGCAGCTCTTCGAAGGTAACTTTGCCATCGGCATGGATGGCTCGCCGGATGCGGTCCGATTCATCTCGTGAGAGGCGGCCATCGGCAACGGCCTGTTGCACGAGTCGTTTCAGCTCATTCAGGTGATGTTGTTCTTCAGGGGTCAATTCAGGCGCCCCAGGACGATCTATCTTCATGACTAACCAGGACAAATAGTGGACCAAGCATCTAGATTGGTTCTGGCTTCCAGAAAACCAGCTAGTTCACCGCGGTAGGCCACGAGTTTAGCCCGATCGGAAGAGCCAGGAGGAACCAAGGTAATCAATCGATCGACGGTGGTGGCAGCACAGGCCCAGTCTTTGGCGGCGACGGCTCGTGTCAGGCGCACCTGCAGCTCAGCGATTTCTTGCTGCCGGGCCGCCGCCGCCCGTTGTTGCTGGATATAGGATTCCACATTGGCGAGGGCATCTAGGGCATAGCGATCACCGGGACGGGCCTGTAGAGCTCGGCGAAAATTGATTAGGGCAGTTTGATAGTCCCCCTGTTCGGTGGCAGCATAGCCAATTTCCATGGCCCGAGTATAGTCATCGCCGGCAGCTGGAGTAGAGGCGATGGTAAGCTGGCCAGCCGCATCGGCGGGGTGAGTAACAAAGCCGTTGATGGCCGCGGCGGCCATGGGGGTAAACCCTAGGCCCAACAGCAGCGAACTGCCCATCAGCCCATATCTGATTCCACGCCTCATAGCATCCCCTCACAGCTCACACCGTTAATGTTAGTAATTAATTCTATATGGCTCCTCAGCACTGGAATGGTCACTGGGTTAGGAATGGCCTATGGGATAGCCCATTACAATGCCGCGAGGCTGCGGGT
This portion of the Halomicronema hongdechloris C2206 genome encodes:
- a CDS encoding MoaD/ThiS family protein — encoded protein: MAAVTVTVKLFAIYQDAYGLPELTLELPPGASVAMVCDRILQDHPELAPWCDRTRFGVNLQFAEPEQVLQDGDEVVLIPPVSGG
- a CDS encoding pentapeptide repeat-containing protein — its product is MVLQLSMDVMQLVARYDSGYRDFSRFDLSEAHLTGLFLPGVRLYQADLTRASLKQAILTAGNLAGVNAWRVDLSGANLQQACLERATLIRSRFQEADLSAANLRQSDLRLSNLRQACLAGADLRGANLCYADLTDADLSQTDLRHANLTGTVLTRTVLTDCRLQGTALGVEDTGSRQRRPRAY
- the glgX gene encoding glycogen debranching protein GlgX; amino-acid sequence: MGTAYTHHHTIQPGHSFPLGATVTPEGVNFCVYSKEATAIELLLFADEQADYPSQIIPLDPQHHRTSFYWHVLVPGLGHGQVYAYRAYGVFCPERGHRFDADKVLLDPYSRAVVGHDRYNREAARYPGDNCSQALRGVVVDTSRYDWEGDEPLRIPYATSVIYEMHVGGFTRHPNSGVTAAKRGTFAGVIEKIPYLKQLGITAVELLPIHQFDDQDVPPPRKNYWGYSTIAFFAPHQAYSCRQDPLGPVDEFRDMVKALHQAGIEVILDVVFNHTAEGNHNGPTLSFRGLDNETYYLLQENRADYANYSGCGNTVKASHAVAGRLIIDCLRYWVSEMHVDGFRFDLASVLSRNLYGHPVDDPPILWSIESDPILAGTKLIAEAWDAAGLYQVGSFIGDRFAEWNGPFRDDVRRFVKSDSGSVKPLAERIIGSPDIYQQPGREPNRSIHFVTCHDGFTLTDLVSYTHKHNQANGEDSRDGTDANDSWNCGQEGPTQDPEIEALRQRQIKNCLTILFFSQGTPMLLMGDEVRRSQGGNNNAYCQDNEISWFDWDGLEKHADLLRFTRDLIGLIQRLQIFRITHSLMVTEHWVKQPHIVWHGVNLGQPDWSHDSHSLAFTLRYPAYDEQLHVMLNAFWQPLPFQLPPLRPGDHWHHLVNTAKPPPQDLTLPGQGQAITTPLYEVSCRSAVVVIAQRAQ